The following coding sequences lie in one Flagellimonas eckloniae genomic window:
- a CDS encoding aminotransferase class I/II-fold pyridoxal phosphate-dependent enzyme, which produces MDYKASENIQDLQYFGEFGGVNPSISDSSTYTFLSAKTMFDTFEGNTEGCYLYSRHSSPSNLYLGEALAQLEGTESANVYASGMGAISAVIMQLCNANEHIVCSRTIYGGTYAFLKNFLKKFNISTSFVDITNLETVEMSITSNTKMIYCEAVSNPLLEVADITSLSKLAKKYGIPLVVDNTFSPLNINAAKLGADIVVHSLTKFINGSSDCVAGAVCASTEFCLSLKDVNDGAGMLLGSTLDSLRAASILKNMRTLHIRIKKHSENAHYLASAFKNDGLKVVYPGLDNHPGHKIMKNQMNPEYGFGGLMTLDVGSLENANALMELMQKEKLGYLAVSLGFYKTLFSAPGTSTSSEIPMEEQEELGLSHGLIRFSIGLDNDIHKTYLTMRSCMEKLNILPKTILLA; this is translated from the coding sequence ATGGACTATAAAGCATCGGAAAACATTCAGGATTTACAGTATTTTGGTGAATTTGGAGGAGTAAATCCCTCAATTTCAGACTCATCAACCTATACATTTCTTTCAGCAAAAACAATGTTCGATACTTTTGAAGGCAATACTGAGGGCTGTTATCTGTACAGTAGACACTCCTCTCCTTCTAATTTATATTTGGGTGAAGCATTGGCACAATTGGAAGGAACCGAATCCGCAAATGTTTACGCCAGCGGTATGGGAGCCATCAGCGCTGTAATTATGCAATTATGCAATGCCAATGAGCATATTGTATGTAGCCGAACCATTTATGGAGGCACCTACGCGTTTCTAAAAAACTTTTTAAAGAAATTCAACATCTCTACCTCTTTTGTTGATATCACCAATTTGGAGACAGTAGAAATGTCCATTACATCAAACACCAAAATGATTTATTGTGAAGCGGTTAGCAATCCACTGCTTGAGGTAGCTGATATTACGTCACTTTCTAAACTTGCCAAAAAATATGGCATTCCATTGGTTGTGGACAATACCTTTTCGCCGCTAAACATAAACGCGGCCAAACTTGGAGCTGACATTGTTGTGCATAGCCTTACCAAATTCATAAATGGGAGCAGTGATTGTGTTGCGGGAGCAGTCTGCGCTTCCACAGAGTTTTGTCTTAGTCTAAAGGATGTAAACGATGGCGCTGGAATGCTGTTGGGCAGCACTTTGGACAGTCTTAGAGCGGCATCAATCCTAAAAAACATGCGGACATTGCATATCCGTATTAAAAAACATAGTGAAAATGCACACTATTTAGCTTCAGCATTTAAAAATGATGGGCTTAAAGTTGTCTATCCAGGTCTAGACAATCATCCCGGTCATAAAATCATGAAGAATCAAATGAACCCTGAATATGGTTTTGGCGGATTAATGACTTTGGATGTTGGTTCCTTGGAAAATGCCAATGCCTTGATGGAATTAATGCAAAAAGAGAAGTTGGGCTATCTGGCCGTTAGTCTTGGTTTTTACAAAACATTGTTTAGCGCTCCAGGCACCTCCACCTCTTCGGAAATTCCTATGGAAGAACAGGAAGAATTGGGTCTATCCCATGGACTCATTCGCTTTTCAATAGGTTTGGACAATGATATCCATAAAACATATTTAACCATGCGTTCTTGTATGGAGAAATTGAACATCCTACCTAAAACAATTCTTTTGGCTTAA
- a CDS encoding Lrp/AsnC family transcriptional regulator, with translation MELDDKDKQLVKLLQEDCKKTTKEYADNLQLSKTAVYERIRRLERTGVITGYVALLDKEKVQRDFTVLCHIRLVQHTKENVLRFEREILKLEEVSECFHVSGDYDYILKVNVKNMKKYREFMVTKLTAISNIGSTQSSFSIKEVKYSPSVYI, from the coding sequence ATGGAGCTTGATGATAAGGATAAACAATTGGTGAAATTACTTCAGGAAGACTGTAAAAAAACCACAAAAGAGTATGCGGATAATTTGCAATTATCCAAGACCGCTGTTTATGAACGGATTCGTCGTCTGGAGCGAACGGGGGTCATAACCGGTTATGTTGCCTTATTGGATAAGGAAAAAGTACAGCGTGACTTCACAGTGCTATGCCATATACGATTGGTACAGCATACCAAGGAAAATGTACTTCGATTTGAGCGGGAAATTCTAAAATTAGAAGAAGTTTCGGAATGTTTTCATGTGAGCGGGGATTATGATTATATCTTGAAGGTCAATGTGAAGAACATGAAAAAATATAGAGAGTTTATGGTCACCAAACTCACCGCTATTAGCAATATTGGTAGTACACAAAGTTCGTTTTCCATAAAAGAAGTAAAGTACAGCCCCTCCGTTTATATTTAG
- a CDS encoding aldo/keto reductase: MKTVYNRREALKLSLLAGFGLSLQSYGNPLNANDKVHTRIIPSTREAIPIVGLGTWQTFDVGNSSEKRKILNQVLVEMNRLGGTVIDSSPMYGSSEKVVGDLTSTLDFGNKLFYGTKVWTTGRQAGIQQMEASMKKMQRAKMDLIQIHNLTDWKTHVKTLKDWKEQGKIRYLGITHYVDSSHSSLEEIIKSERPDFVQFNYSIKSRHAEKSLFDTARKYKTATLINQPYESGSLFRLIKGKELPQWAKEQDINSWGQYFLKFILANENVSCVIPGTSKPHHMIDNMGAGLGKIPDTNLRNKMVAHLKSL, encoded by the coding sequence ATGAAAACAGTATATAACAGAAGGGAAGCCCTAAAATTATCGTTATTGGCAGGATTTGGACTTTCATTACAATCCTATGGAAACCCATTGAACGCAAATGATAAAGTTCATACCAGGATTATACCATCAACCAGGGAGGCAATTCCAATAGTTGGTCTAGGCACCTGGCAAACTTTTGATGTTGGTAATTCTTCTGAAAAACGTAAAATTCTAAACCAAGTACTGGTCGAGATGAATAGACTTGGAGGCACCGTTATTGATTCATCACCTATGTATGGTAGTTCCGAAAAAGTGGTAGGGGATTTGACAAGTACATTGGACTTTGGAAACAAATTGTTTTACGGCACCAAAGTTTGGACAACAGGCAGGCAAGCAGGAATTCAGCAAATGGAGGCATCCATGAAGAAAATGCAGCGAGCAAAAATGGATTTGATTCAGATTCATAATCTAACGGATTGGAAAACACATGTTAAAACATTAAAAGACTGGAAAGAACAAGGAAAGATACGCTATTTGGGCATCACACATTATGTGGATTCATCCCATAGCTCTTTGGAGGAAATTATTAAATCAGAAAGGCCTGATTTTGTTCAATTCAACTATTCCATAAAGTCTAGGCATGCTGAAAAATCGTTATTTGATACAGCCAGAAAGTATAAAACGGCAACACTAATAAATCAACCATATGAGAGTGGTTCGTTGTTCAGGTTGATAAAAGGAAAGGAACTCCCGCAATGGGCCAAAGAACAGGATATCAATAGCTGGGGGCAATATTTTTTAAAATTCATCCTGGCAAATGAAAATGTGAGTTGCGTAATTCCGGGTACTTCAAAACCACATCATATGATTGATAATATGGGAGCAGGATTGGGCAAAATACCCGATACTAATTTGAGAAACAAAATGGTTGCACACCTTAAATCCCTGTAA
- a CDS encoding NTP/NDP exchange transporter, translating into MKYFFNTSIFKSLKETEDRELRLIGYSFIYFFCLLCSYFILRPLRDEMGIVNGAINMQWLFSGTFVAMLCIVPVFSLLVSRNSIRRILFFSYSFFIGNILLFYLAFQFFGVSKWFAISFFIWLSVFNLFVVSLFWSFMADVFSSKSSKRFFGIIASGGSLGALTGPILANHLSSKFSVAMLLLIAAFLLVAALLCIRGILNLSEKKQHFNKSVQPNPVKLTSLFEGVKNIVKSTYLLGIVSFVLLYTTISTVLYFEQAHVVEEMLTSSGDRIRYFSSIDFKVNAIAIIGQLFFAGHIIKKSGLSVVLASIPFIMGVGLMVLGMNPSLSIIAMLMVVHRAGNFMLLRPGKEILFTVSSFEDKYKSKNFIDTAIYRGGDAFVGWLFAGFVAMGWGLGAIAFLAIPLSFLWSFIGYRLGKQHVKKENVLTLSSKTYENSI; encoded by the coding sequence GTGAAATACTTTTTCAATACATCAATTTTTAAATCACTAAAAGAAACTGAGGATCGAGAGCTTCGTCTAATCGGTTACTCTTTTATTTATTTTTTCTGTTTACTATGTTCTTACTTTATCCTACGCCCATTGCGAGATGAGATGGGAATTGTAAATGGTGCCATAAATATGCAATGGTTGTTTAGTGGAACTTTTGTTGCCATGCTCTGCATTGTTCCAGTATTTAGCCTCTTGGTATCACGAAATTCAATAAGAAGAATTCTGTTTTTTTCATATTCTTTCTTTATTGGTAACATTCTTTTGTTTTATCTGGCATTCCAATTTTTTGGTGTTTCCAAATGGTTTGCCATTTCCTTTTTTATTTGGTTGAGTGTTTTCAACTTATTTGTGGTGTCATTGTTCTGGAGTTTTATGGCTGATGTATTTTCCAGTAAATCATCTAAACGATTTTTTGGAATAATTGCATCTGGTGGAAGTTTAGGAGCTCTAACTGGCCCTATATTGGCAAATCATCTAAGCTCTAAATTTTCTGTCGCCATGCTCTTATTGATAGCTGCTTTCTTATTGGTAGCTGCTCTTCTGTGCATTCGTGGTATTTTGAACTTGTCAGAAAAGAAACAGCATTTTAATAAAAGTGTTCAGCCAAACCCAGTTAAACTCACAAGTCTTTTTGAAGGAGTTAAAAATATAGTCAAATCAACATATCTCTTAGGTATTGTATCCTTTGTGTTACTCTACACCACAATTTCAACAGTGCTTTATTTTGAACAAGCCCATGTTGTAGAGGAAATGTTGACGAGCAGTGGTGATAGGATTCGCTATTTTTCAAGTATTGATTTTAAGGTAAATGCAATTGCTATTATTGGTCAATTGTTTTTTGCAGGACATATTATAAAAAAGTCTGGGCTATCTGTGGTTTTGGCTTCCATTCCATTTATAATGGGTGTTGGATTGATGGTTCTAGGGATGAATCCATCTTTGAGTATTATTGCTATGTTGATGGTGGTTCACAGGGCTGGAAACTTTATGCTGTTGCGGCCTGGAAAGGAAATCCTCTTTACTGTTTCCTCTTTTGAGGACAAATACAAATCCAAAAACTTCATCGATACGGCAATCTATCGCGGAGGAGATGCGTTTGTTGGATGGCTTTTTGCAGGGTTCGTAGCTATGGGCTGGGGATTGGGAGCCATTGCATTTTTGGCCATCCCTCTTTCTTTCTTATGGAGTTTTATAGGTTATCGACTTGGAAAACAGCATGTAAAAAAAGAGAATGTATTAACTTTAAGCAGCAAGACTTATGAAAACAGTATATAA
- a CDS encoding helix-turn-helix domain-containing protein, with protein sequence MRTVRLNKELEIFIAGIGATQSFLMAFYSFYVRKKDFRNLLLCILFLSVALRLTKSILWVYLDFTPMWLINLGFLAHSISGPALLLYSLYFLFPKKWSSYTILHFIPSALLLLFVSSLTLSNFWYSGGYSLLLFHQVAYGFMTLGLLGIRFLSKKHKSPMDKTSAIWITTLILGTVLFQFLYFSNYILGLTPYLLGPVIYLPFIYFLAFLLFKNPSLLKHDPTRKHQNIRLTQEKLGLYAKQLESLMQGKKLYLDSDCTLNSVARQAKLPAYLVSHVVNNTIGKSFPDFMNGYRIEDAKGKLLHADYAQIKIANIAYDCGFNTLSSFNSAFKKFTGTTPTKFQKTNARF encoded by the coding sequence ATGCGAACCGTACGACTAAACAAAGAACTTGAGATTTTCATAGCTGGAATTGGGGCAACCCAAAGTTTTTTAATGGCTTTTTATAGCTTCTACGTGCGGAAAAAGGACTTTAGGAACCTTTTGCTTTGTATACTTTTTCTATCGGTGGCATTACGATTGACCAAGTCCATTCTTTGGGTATATTTAGATTTCACTCCTATGTGGCTAATTAATTTAGGTTTTCTGGCGCATTCCATTTCAGGGCCAGCTTTACTTCTTTACAGTTTGTATTTTCTATTTCCAAAGAAATGGTCCTCCTATACTATTTTACATTTTATTCCCAGTGCCCTTCTGCTGCTTTTTGTATCCTCTTTGACCTTATCAAATTTTTGGTATTCTGGTGGGTATTCCCTTCTTCTTTTTCATCAAGTTGCCTATGGTTTTATGACATTGGGTCTCTTAGGTATTCGATTTTTATCAAAAAAGCATAAGTCTCCTATGGATAAGACTTCCGCAATCTGGATAACAACCTTGATTCTTGGAACGGTCTTGTTTCAATTTTTATATTTCTCCAACTATATTCTGGGTTTAACCCCTTATTTGCTTGGGCCAGTAATCTACCTTCCCTTTATTTACTTCCTTGCTTTTCTATTGTTCAAAAACCCATCGCTCTTAAAACATGACCCAACTAGGAAGCATCAAAACATCCGATTGACTCAAGAAAAGCTTGGTCTCTATGCAAAACAGCTTGAATCCCTAATGCAGGGCAAAAAACTATACTTGGACTCGGATTGCACTTTAAATAGTGTTGCAAGGCAAGCAAAACTTCCTGCCTATTTGGTTTCTCACGTTGTTAATAACACCATTGGAAAAAGCTTTCCAGATTTTATGAACGGGTATAGAATTGAGGATGCCAAAGGAAAACTTCTCCATGCCGATTATGCACAAATTAAAATTGCCAATATTGCATATGATTGTGGATTTAATACACTTTCCTCTTTTAACAGCGCTTTTAAAAAATTTACGGGAACAACCCCTACAAAGTTTCAAAAGACCAACGCGCGCTTTTAG
- the lpdA gene encoding dihydrolipoyl dehydrogenase → MNQYDVAVIGSGPGGYVAAIRCAQLGMKTAIIEKYSTLGGTCLNVGCIPSKALLDSSHHYEDAIKHFEEHGIDIPGEVKVNLKQMIARKQGVVDQTTKGIQFLMDKNQIDVYEGVGSFKDATHIDVDKVDGKKETIETKHTIIATGSKPSTLPFIKIDKERIITSTEALELKEIPKHMIVIGGGVIGLELGQVYKRLGAEVTVVEFMDRIIPGMDGALSKELMKAMKKQKVKFNLSHKVKSVERKGNEIVVKADDKKGQEVTFTGDYCLVSVGRRPYTDGLNAEAAGVKLDDRGRVEVNDHLQTNVSNIYAIGDVVRGAMLAHKAEEEGTMVAELIAGQKPHINYNLIPGVVYTWPEVAAVGKTEEELKEAGVAYKSGQFPMRALGRARASMDIDGFVKILADKTTDEVLGVHMIGARCADLITEGVTAMEFRASAEDIARMSHAHPTYAEAVKEAALAATEDRAIHI, encoded by the coding sequence ATGAATCAATATGATGTGGCCGTTATTGGCTCTGGACCTGGAGGCTATGTGGCGGCAATTCGCTGTGCACAATTAGGAATGAAAACTGCAATTATAGAAAAGTATAGCACTTTAGGAGGCACTTGCCTCAATGTTGGGTGCATCCCTTCCAAGGCACTTTTAGATTCATCACATCATTATGAAGATGCCATAAAACATTTTGAAGAGCATGGAATTGATATTCCCGGTGAAGTCAAAGTGAATTTAAAACAAATGATTGCCAGAAAGCAAGGTGTGGTTGACCAAACCACCAAAGGCATTCAATTTTTGATGGATAAAAACCAGATAGATGTCTATGAAGGTGTTGGCAGTTTTAAGGATGCTACGCACATTGATGTGGATAAGGTGGATGGTAAGAAGGAGACCATAGAAACAAAACATACAATAATAGCAACAGGTTCCAAACCATCAACACTTCCTTTTATTAAGATTGATAAGGAACGTATTATCACTTCAACAGAAGCTTTGGAGCTCAAAGAGATCCCAAAACACATGATTGTGATTGGAGGGGGTGTTATTGGCTTGGAATTGGGTCAGGTTTATAAGAGACTTGGTGCTGAAGTTACCGTTGTTGAATTCATGGACCGTATAATTCCAGGAATGGATGGAGCGCTTTCCAAAGAATTGATGAAGGCGATGAAAAAGCAGAAGGTCAAGTTCAACCTATCCCATAAGGTGAAGTCTGTTGAACGAAAAGGAAATGAGATTGTGGTAAAAGCTGATGATAAAAAAGGGCAAGAGGTTACCTTTACTGGAGATTATTGTCTGGTTTCCGTAGGAAGAAGACCTTATACGGATGGATTGAATGCTGAGGCAGCTGGAGTAAAATTGGATGACAGGGGTAGAGTAGAGGTCAATGACCATTTACAGACCAATGTTTCCAATATTTATGCAATTGGTGACGTGGTTCGAGGAGCTATGTTGGCCCATAAAGCAGAAGAAGAAGGAACCATGGTTGCTGAATTGATTGCAGGACAAAAACCACACATCAATTATAATTTAATTCCTGGTGTTGTTTACACATGGCCAGAAGTTGCTGCTGTCGGCAAAACAGAAGAAGAACTAAAAGAGGCCGGAGTTGCATATAAATCAGGACAATTTCCTATGCGCGCTTTAGGACGTGCAAGAGCTAGTATGGATATTGATGGCTTTGTGAAAATACTTGCAGATAAAACCACTGATGAGGTCCTTGGAGTCCATATGATCGGCGCTCGCTGTGCTGATTTAATCACTGAGGGGGTCACAGCTATGGAATTTAGGGCATCAGCAGAAGATATTGCACGTATGAGCCATGCGCATCCAACCTATGCCGAAGCTGTAAAAGAAGCAGCCTTGGCTGCTACAGAAGATAGGGCAATACACATCTAG
- the mgrA gene encoding L-glyceraldehyde 3-phosphate reductase, whose amino-acid sequence MKIRDKSGVTEYLASAERYETMQYNRTGKSGVLLPALSIGLWHNFGFVDSLQNGRDILRCAFDLGITHFDLANNYGPPYGSAEENFGTIFKKDFKPYRDELFIASKAGFDMWPGPYGNHGSRKYLISSLDQSLKRMGLDYVDIFYHHRPDPETPLEETMIALSDIVRQGKALYVGISNYKPKETAEAAKLLRELKTPFILHQARYSIFDRWVEDGLLDTLEEEGVGCIAFSPLAQGMLTNKYVNGIPDNSRAARNLTYLEKEQVEANLKRIQSLAKIADARGQKLSQMAIAWLLSRPAVASVLIGASSADQLRENVGALEQLHFSDEELKLIDSN is encoded by the coding sequence ATGAAGATTAGAGATAAGTCAGGAGTAACGGAATATCTTGCCAGTGCTGAAAGGTATGAAACCATGCAATACAACCGAACCGGTAAAAGTGGGGTACTCTTACCAGCGTTGTCAATAGGATTATGGCATAATTTCGGCTTTGTGGATAGCCTTCAGAATGGGAGGGATATTTTACGTTGTGCATTTGATTTGGGAATCACCCATTTTGATCTTGCCAATAATTATGGCCCTCCATATGGTTCTGCAGAGGAAAATTTTGGAACAATCTTCAAAAAGGATTTTAAACCCTACAGGGACGAACTGTTCATTGCTTCAAAAGCAGGTTTTGATATGTGGCCTGGGCCTTATGGGAACCATGGTTCAAGGAAATATCTTATTTCCAGTCTTGATCAAAGCCTAAAACGAATGGGATTGGATTATGTCGATATATTTTACCACCATAGACCAGACCCAGAAACGCCACTTGAAGAGACCATGATTGCATTATCAGATATTGTGCGCCAAGGAAAAGCTTTGTATGTGGGCATTTCAAACTACAAACCCAAAGAAACAGCAGAAGCAGCAAAGCTACTTCGAGAATTAAAAACACCATTTATATTGCACCAAGCCAGGTATTCTATTTTTGACCGATGGGTTGAAGATGGTTTATTGGATACTTTGGAGGAAGAGGGAGTGGGCTGTATTGCTTTTTCTCCTTTGGCACAAGGTATGCTCACAAATAAATATGTAAATGGCATTCCTGATAATTCGAGAGCGGCAAGGAACCTCACTTATTTGGAAAAAGAGCAGGTAGAGGCCAACTTAAAAAGAATACAAAGTTTGGCGAAAATAGCCGATGCAAGAGGTCAAAAACTTTCTCAAATGGCCATTGCCTGGCTATTGAGCAGACCGGCGGTTGCATCTGTTCTTATTGGAGCAAGTTCTGCTGATCAATTAAGGGAAAATGTAGGTGCTTTGGAGCAATTACACTTTTCTGATGAAGAATTAAAACTGATTGACAGTAACTAA
- a CDS encoding acyltransferase family protein: MQTKANRLFFIDAMRAWAILMMLQGHFIDGLLDPVFRDRENMVFSIWLYFRGITAPVFFTVSGFIFTYLLIKVPQKGFDNPRVKKGIRRGLQLLLIGYLLRMNLFGILSGEIYDSFYLVDVLHCIGLSILALIGVYLFTIERKKYLFPTLLLGITIVLFLFEPAYKQWTFSFLPNAIANYFTKANGSVFTIIPWLGYATMGGFISILFNRFKNFKYLYEVAISLALVLGSLLIFASSDAFLYIHRLTKIQLFADIFFNNYLFIRLGDVFFVFAIFMLLRKFMTNKTVLSIGASTLSIYVIHFVILYGSFTGLGLYRFFNHILTPSVVIPGALAFMFTCTFLALRYNKYESEIKGNIAWGREYIKTKSLNLLAVSKPILKELLLKAKLFLTRLFGLIKN, from the coding sequence ATGCAAACCAAAGCCAACAGATTATTTTTCATAGATGCAATGCGTGCCTGGGCCATCTTAATGATGCTTCAGGGACATTTCATTGATGGGCTTTTAGACCCTGTTTTTAGAGATAGGGAAAATATGGTTTTTTCCATTTGGCTTTATTTTAGAGGCATTACCGCTCCCGTTTTCTTTACGGTTTCAGGATTTATTTTTACATATCTTTTAATAAAAGTACCTCAAAAAGGTTTTGACAACCCAAGGGTAAAAAAAGGAATCCGCCGCGGATTACAGTTGCTTTTGATAGGCTACCTGCTGCGAATGAATCTTTTTGGAATTCTTAGTGGTGAGATTTATGACTCGTTTTACTTGGTTGATGTACTGCATTGTATTGGACTTTCCATTTTAGCCTTGATTGGGGTTTATCTCTTTACCATTGAGAGAAAAAAATATCTCTTTCCAACACTGCTCTTAGGAATCACTATCGTGTTATTTTTGTTTGAACCAGCCTATAAGCAATGGACATTTTCATTTTTGCCCAATGCAATAGCAAATTACTTTACCAAAGCAAATGGTTCCGTATTTACCATAATTCCATGGTTGGGCTATGCCACAATGGGAGGGTTCATATCTATCTTATTCAATAGATTCAAAAACTTTAAATATCTGTACGAAGTTGCTATAAGCTTGGCGTTAGTTTTAGGGTCTTTATTGATTTTCGCGTCTTCGGATGCCTTTTTGTATATACATAGGTTGACGAAAATTCAGCTTTTTGCAGATATCTTCTTTAATAATTATTTGTTTATCCGTCTGGGTGATGTCTTCTTCGTCTTCGCAATTTTTATGCTGCTTCGAAAATTTATGACCAACAAGACTGTACTGAGTATTGGCGCCAGTACACTGTCCATTTATGTGATCCATTTTGTAATTCTGTATGGAAGTTTCACTGGATTGGGATTGTATCGGTTCTTTAATCACATATTAACACCTTCTGTTGTAATTCCGGGAGCATTGGCATTTATGTTCACTTGTACGTTTTTAGCCCTGAGATACAACAAATATGAATCGGAAATTAAAGGTAATATTGCTTGGGGCAGAGAATATATCAAGACTAAAAGTCTTAATTTATTGGCAGTAAGCAAACCCATTCTGAAAGAATTATTGCTAAAAGCCAAGCTTTTCCTTACCAGACTTTTTGGATTGATAAAAAACTAG
- a CDS encoding NADPH-dependent FMN reductase, with protein MAAILALAGSNSSTSINFKLVQFTTSLIDGHQIQQLNMTYYPFPMYSADDEKQKGYSNSLIELKNDFQKADGVILSVNEHNGNPSAYFKNVLDWLSRLERKFLQDKKVLLMSTSGGKRGGIGSLGVVQDMLPRFGADIISTFSLPSFSENFGPEGITNDELKNQHKVALDAFLKTLK; from the coding sequence ATGGCTGCAATTTTGGCACTGGCGGGAAGCAATTCTTCAACTTCCATCAATTTCAAATTAGTACAATTTACAACCTCATTGATAGATGGACATCAAATACAACAGTTGAACATGACATATTATCCTTTTCCCATGTACAGTGCCGATGATGAAAAACAGAAAGGATACTCCAATTCATTGATAGAACTTAAGAACGATTTTCAAAAAGCAGATGGGGTAATACTTTCTGTAAACGAGCACAATGGTAATCCATCGGCTTATTTCAAAAATGTATTGGATTGGCTGTCTAGATTGGAACGAAAGTTTTTACAGGATAAAAAAGTACTGTTAATGTCTACTTCCGGAGGAAAAAGAGGTGGTATAGGGTCACTAGGAGTAGTGCAGGATATGTTGCCCAGGTTTGGAGCCGATATAATAAGCACATTTTCATTGCCATCTTTCAGTGAAAACTTTGGACCAGAGGGAATTACCAATGACGAATTAAAAAATCAGCATAAAGTGGCTTTGGATGCTTTTCTGAAAACATTAAAGTAA
- a CDS encoding anthranilate synthase component I family protein, translated as MRKHLSFTISSPLKFKEALLEWSKKNQKIVWLDSNGHSDEYGSFDAVLAISEQTDKSRIGLKNIDEINDFIDKKNDWLFGYFTYDVKNELEDLVSNNYDGLGFPKIHFFQPEKIIALKGNQVNFLYLDDYAQEIEGDYTQIEAIKKSQKVEKEQKQSVHIKLRIHKDAYFEKLDKLLSHIHRGDVYEANFCQEFYSEGTSIDALYTYKNLNTISKPPFASFMRLDDKYLMCGSPERYLKRNGQTVVSQPIKGTAARGLNEVEDKKLKIQLGNDEKERTENIMITDLVRNDLSKSALKGSVEVKEFCKVYTFEQVHQMISTIVSKVPKDKNPVELIQETFPMGSMTGAPKISAMKIIEELEETKRGLYSGTVGYFDPNGNFDFNVVIRSILYNATKKYVSFSVGSAITAKSNPEKEYQECLLKAKAMRSVLEGS; from the coding sequence TTGCGCAAGCATCTTTCATTTACAATTTCTTCCCCTTTAAAATTTAAAGAAGCTTTATTAGAGTGGTCAAAAAAAAATCAGAAAATTGTCTGGTTGGATAGCAATGGACATTCTGATGAGTACGGTTCTTTTGATGCTGTTTTGGCAATTTCCGAACAGACCGATAAGTCTAGAATAGGTTTAAAAAACATCGATGAAATAAATGATTTTATAGATAAAAAGAATGATTGGTTGTTCGGATATTTTACTTATGATGTTAAAAATGAATTGGAAGACTTGGTGTCTAACAACTACGATGGTCTTGGGTTTCCTAAAATTCACTTCTTTCAACCTGAGAAGATTATCGCCCTAAAAGGCAATCAAGTCAATTTTCTCTACCTTGATGATTATGCCCAGGAAATTGAAGGAGATTATACGCAAATAGAAGCAATAAAGAAATCCCAGAAAGTCGAAAAAGAACAGAAACAATCCGTACACATAAAATTACGCATCCACAAAGACGCTTATTTTGAAAAGCTTGACAAGCTATTAAGCCATATTCATCGCGGAGATGTTTATGAAGCAAATTTCTGTCAGGAATTTTATTCAGAAGGCACAAGTATTGATGCTTTATACACGTACAAGAATTTAAACACGATTTCAAAACCGCCTTTTGCCTCCTTTATGCGATTGGATGATAAATATTTAATGTGCGGGTCACCAGAACGTTATTTAAAAAGAAATGGCCAAACCGTTGTTTCACAACCCATTAAAGGAACAGCAGCTCGCGGATTAAATGAGGTTGAAGATAAAAAGCTCAAAATTCAGCTAGGAAATGACGAGAAGGAACGAACGGAAAATATCATGATTACAGATTTAGTACGAAACGATCTTTCCAAGAGTGCATTAAAAGGTAGTGTTGAAGTGAAGGAATTTTGCAAGGTGTATACTTTTGAACAAGTGCATCAGATGATTTCAACAATAGTTTCCAAAGTTCCAAAAGATAAAAATCCGGTAGAGTTGATCCAGGAAACTTTCCCTATGGGAAGTATGACAGGAGCCCCCAAAATTTCTGCAATGAAAATTATTGAAGAACTAGAGGAAACAAAACGGGGATTGTATAGTGGCACTGTTGGGTATTTTGACCCAAATGGGAATTTCGATTTTAATGTAGTCATTCGCAGTATTCTATATAATGCCACTAAAAAGTATGTTTCTTTTTCCGTAGGAAGTGCTATAACCGCCAAGTCAAACCCTGAAAAGGAATATCAAGAATGTTTGCTTAAAGCAAAGGCAATGCGTAGCGTATTGGAAGGGAGCTGA